The DNA sequence ATATTGATCCATCTACAGGTGACATTACAAACTGGTTATATAAAGATGGCGAGAAAATTGATTTTGCTAAAGTCGAAGAAGAAGTTGCTGCGGCTGCAGAAGAGAAGCAAGATGTTCGTGAAGTTGTCCTTCAAGCACCAATTACAGAAGAGCAAATTCGTGAGCTTCGTGTCGGAGACGTTGTAATCTTAAACGGCATGCTTCATACAGGACGCGATGCGATTCACCATCATTTAATGGACCATGACGCACCAATCGACTTAAACGGTCAAGTCATTTATCACTGTGGGCCAGTTATGTTAAAAGATGAAGCGGGCGAATGGCATGTAAAAGCAGCGGGACCAACAACAAGTATTCGTGAGGAACCATACCAAGGTGACATTATGAAAAAATTTGGAATCCGTGCAGTCATCGGAAAAGGTGGAATGGGACCAAAAACGTTGAAAGCACTTGAAGAGCATGGTGGCGTGTACTTAAATGCGATTGGTGGAGCAGCCCAGTATTACGCGAAATGTATTAAAAAAGTTCAAGGTGTCGACCTGATGGAATTTGGTGTTCCAGAAGCGATGTGGCATTTGGAAGTAGAAGGCTTTGCGGCCATCGTCACGATGGATTCACACGGAAACAGCTTGCATGCTGACGTTGATAAATCCTCACTTGAAAAATTAGCTGAATTTAAAGAACGAGTATTTTAATACTAAAAACAAAACGGTGTTAGTTCCTTACCTAGGGGCTAACACCGTTTTTAAATGTTCAGTTTTTAGTCTAAGACTAGTCATGGCCATATATTATATAATGAAGAAAAGGATAGTGAGGGACCGGAGGGAATACATGATAACCGACATTCAGTTAGATAAAGAAGAGAAAAAGGTGGATGCCTTTATAAAACATAAGTATCCAGAGCTGCATCGTACATATAACGAAGTCCTTCCAACGGCTCGATTTATGATTATGGAAAGGCTTGTCAATGCGTTGTTACGTGAGGGCTTTACAGATAGAGACGATGTCTTAAGACAGCTGAATGACAACGGGTACATTGAGCTTTCGGTTGAAGATGGAATAATTCACATCCCGATTGCACGTACATATAGCTATAACCGCTTTGAATTAAAAGGTACTGTCTCCTGGGAGAATTCTATCAATTCGTCTATAGAAATTACTCACCCAAGGGATTTAGTCAATCAATTAGAGCGCTACTTTACAAAACAAGGAGAGCCTTATCCAAATGCGACAGCTTTTTTAGAAGAACTGTCTAACAGCGTTGCCAACATGGGCCTCGTTCTTTTATTTCAAAAAATGATGCAGAATGAATGGAAGGAAAAAAGCCGTCGATATAATTGGCAAACAACAATAGAGCTTGTACAGGACTTGGCAAAGCAAGATGAACTGTTTGATCCAACGCTGTTCTTTGAACAGTTGTGTGTGACGGGCCATCAGCTTCATCCAGGAACAAAGGCGAAAACAGGATTAAGCTATGAAGAATTGGTTCAATACTCAGGAGAATTTGGTAACGTCATTCATTTGAACTTTGTTGCTATCCACAAGGACGTTTGTTATCACAATCCTATACTACATACAGATACATTCCATTCATTTTGGTTTGCGGAATATCCTGAACTAGAACAGGCATTTTTAAAGTGTTGTGAACACCCGAAAGAGTATATGATTGTTCCTGTCCACCCTTGGCAGTACGAACATACATTGAAAGAGCTTTACCCAAATGAAATCGAAAACAAAGACATTCTGTTTATCCCCTATTCCATTGAAGCCATACCAACGTTATCTGTTCGTACTGTTGGCTTACGAACAAAAGAAAAGAAGTATCATATTAAGCTACCGATTAATATCCAAATGACAAGTGCTGTGCGGACTATCTCGCCAAACTCGATTCATAATGGACCCGAGTTGTCGCAGATAGCAAAAGTCATTTTAGTAAAAGAAAGTGAGCTGTCGCAACACTTCCACGTCATTGGAGAAGACAGTGGGCTTCGTTTTATTTCGAAGCTCGAACATGACAACAATGCTTTTCATCGAAATAAAAATTTATCAATGTTACTGAGAAAGAACCCAACCTCACTGTTAGAAGAAGGTGAGGTAGCGATGGTAGCTTGTGCGCTGTACAATGAAGCTCCATTGTCTGAGCAACTGCTTTTATATGAAATGATTGAACACTATAATCAACGAGTTCAATCCTTTACAGAAGAAGAATCGGTCCTCGATTTTTTTACAAAATATATAGCTGTTCTTCTTTCAGGTGTTCTTCCGTTTATGACTCGTTATGGCATCGGGTTAGAAGCGCACTTGCAAAATACGTTGGTTGTTTTTCGAGACTATGAACCTGTTAAAGTTATCGTTCGAGACCTCGGTGGAGTTCGGGTAAATACAACGCGACTAGAAAAGCAAGGCATTAAAGGTCGCTTTTATCCTGGTTCCGCAACGATAGGCACGGAAGATTCGGAAATGCAAAACAAGGTCATCCACACCGTCTTTCAAAGTCAAATCGGCGAATTAACGATGCATCTAGCTAGACGTTATTCTGTAACAGAAGAAGAGCTATGGGAAAAAGTGAAAACGATTTGTCTAGCTATTTTCTCTAAACTAAAAGAGGATGATACGATAGCTAAAGAAGTCGATAAGGACATGAGTATTCTCCTTGGAGAGACGGTCAAAACAAAAGCATTAACTAGGATGAGATTAACGAATGATGTGACAGATTATGCATATATAAGCGTACCCAACCCTCTTTGTAGGTAAGAATGAGAGCAAAGAGGAACTTGCAATAGCTTCACTCGCTACTGCGTAGAGGGTGTGATAAAGGGGGAAAATGCCTTTTGTCACACTCTCTTTTTTTTGCTTTAGAACAGCATATGTAACTTAAATTTCAAACTTCTAAATAATGGAATGTATAAAAAGAGGTTTGAACTTAATCGTTTTGGGATATATATAGATAGGACAATAGTCACATTGCTAAAGAACTACTGATTATTGGGTGAACTCCAATAGTTTTCCTACAAAAAACATAGTGAGAGAGAAAGAGGTAGCAACATCATGAAGTGGAACAATTTAAAAATCAGAAGTAAAATTTTAGTGTTAGTATTTATTGTATCTTTTCTTCCCTTAGTAGGAATTAGTTTTCTACTATACAGTGGAGCAAAGGAAAACCTAACCCAAGAGGTTCTAGATGGAAATATTGCTTTTCTTGAATTAACTACTGCAAAACTCAACAATTATTTCAGAGAACGTGGTGGAGATGGACAGGTATTTGCTGCATCAATGTATGATAAAATAAACAATCTCCATACTCTTGATAAAAACAGTGCGGAGTGGAGAGAACAGTATAACGAAATTCAAGCGATTGGCGATATGGCTCTTGAAGCCTATGAATTTACGAATATATACATTACCGATAACAAAGGTGAAGTGACCTTTGCTACCATTGAAAAAGGGGTGGAAGGGGCTGACATCTCAAGTCGTGATTACTTTGCGGCTGCTTCACAAGGAGAACAGTATTGGTCAGAGATGTTTTACTCTGATTTATATAACACGAATGTAAAGGTGTTATCGACTCCTGTCTTTGCAAACGGTAGTTCAGGTCCATTTATTGGTACTTTTAATATACTGCTAGATTATAAAGCAATATCAGCTCTAGTTCATAATGAGATCCATCGAATTGGGGTTACCGGAGATGCTTATTTAATTAATGAAGATGGCTTATTATATACAGACACGAGATTAGGAGAATATACGGAAAACAGTGCTCTGAACGTAACGATTGATACAAAAGCGATAAATGTATTACGAGAACCAATTATTAATCGAGATTTAAGCTTTGAGTACGCAGGTGTATATCCTGATTATATTGACAATGATGTGTTAGGCGCGGTGGGAACCGTTTTAATTGGAGACCAAGTTCTTGGTTTGGTGATTGAAGTAGATGCAGATGAAGCATTAGCGGCATTAACAAGATTGCGCACATTCGTCATTATTACAGCTGTTGCTACTGTCATCGTCAGTCTACTTCTTGCGATATTAATCGCAGTGAAAATGAGTAATCAACTAAATTATTTAAGAGATGAGTTGAATGACTTAGCTTCCAACGGTGGAGACTTAACGAAAACAATAGATATTATTAGCAAGGATGAAATTGGTGATTTAGCTGCGGCTACAAATAAATTCATTGGCAATGTTCGAGATATTGTCAGTAATGTTATGGATAATTCTGAATATGCAGCGGCCTCATCCCAGCAACTTAATGTAAGTGCTGAAGAAATTGAAATGGTATCAAGTCAAATTGCGTCTACTATCCAAGAAGTGTCTGACGGGGCGCAAAAGCAAAATGACTTAGCGATGGCGACACTCGCTCTTGTTGAACATTCGATGGATGATGTGAATGCTGGACAAGAAAAAGTAACACAAACGGTAACAAACGCAGAAACATCAACCCTTGTAGCTAAAAAAGGGGAACAAGCCATTATTGAGGCCATTCAACAAACAGAAGAAATGAAGAAGACGGTACAATCGGCCTCTCAATCGGTAGCGACCCTTGGAAAGCAATCACAAGAAATTGGTAGTATTATTACGATTATCACAAACATTGCAGAGCAAACGAACTTACTTGCTTTAAATGCTGCAATCGAAGC is a window from the Bacillus alkalicellulosilyticus genome containing:
- a CDS encoding IucA/IucC family protein, giving the protein MITDIQLDKEEKKVDAFIKHKYPELHRTYNEVLPTARFMIMERLVNALLREGFTDRDDVLRQLNDNGYIELSVEDGIIHIPIARTYSYNRFELKGTVSWENSINSSIEITHPRDLVNQLERYFTKQGEPYPNATAFLEELSNSVANMGLVLLFQKMMQNEWKEKSRRYNWQTTIELVQDLAKQDELFDPTLFFEQLCVTGHQLHPGTKAKTGLSYEELVQYSGEFGNVIHLNFVAIHKDVCYHNPILHTDTFHSFWFAEYPELEQAFLKCCEHPKEYMIVPVHPWQYEHTLKELYPNEIENKDILFIPYSIEAIPTLSVRTVGLRTKEKKYHIKLPINIQMTSAVRTISPNSIHNGPELSQIAKVILVKESELSQHFHVIGEDSGLRFISKLEHDNNAFHRNKNLSMLLRKNPTSLLEEGEVAMVACALYNEAPLSEQLLLYEMIEHYNQRVQSFTEEESVLDFFTKYIAVLLSGVLPFMTRYGIGLEAHLQNTLVVFRDYEPVKVIVRDLGGVRVNTTRLEKQGIKGRFYPGSATIGTEDSEMQNKVIHTVFQSQIGELTMHLARRYSVTEEELWEKVKTICLAIFSKLKEDDTIAKEVDKDMSILLGETVKTKALTRMRLTNDVTDYAYISVPNPLCR